GGAATGCGGGTGGACAAAGACAGGGAACAATGTCTATGCATCCAATTCCGGCAACGTTGGCATCGGGACGGCGTCCCCTGGCTGCGGCTTCAGTTTCAGGCCTACAATATTCTGTGAAAAAGGAGCATACCAATGAAACCGGCTAGACCTTATTTCCTACCTGCAATGCTCCTCATAGCGATGATAGCCTGTAGCGACCCGGAGGACGCGATCATAGACGCGGACCTGCTGGAGGGGGTGTGGCGGGTAGACCCGCTGATTACGCCGGATAGTACGATAGTACCTCGTTGGGAAGGCCCCTTGGTAATTCAATTCGGTGGAGAAATGGAAATCGAGGGCTATTATGGTCGTCATTACTACCAGGGTGTGTATGAAATCCCTGCGCCCGGCTCGATAGAGATTACCATCCTCTCCAGCTCCGCGGACACTGTGCAGGATGTTAGCAAGACGTCGGTGCGCTTCCTGGAGGCCCTGTCCAGCGTCTCGAAGTACACCTTGCGGAAAGACACGCTGGAACTATTCAATAAGGGCCGCGAGTACGTGATCCATGCCAGCCTCGGCCTGGTGGATGAGGAACTTCTCGGCGTGGTCTGGAAAGTGGACACCCTACTGGCACCGGATTTCCATCTTATCCCCGGGGATACTTTGATGACGGTTAAGTTCTACAAAGAATACCTTTTAGTCGGCGGAGGGGGAGCCTGTAATTATTTTGCAGGAACCTTTACCAATACAGAAAAGGGATCTTTGAATATTGAAGTTCGTTCAGTGACACTTATGTCATGTGGGCGCAGGCCGGATCTTCTTGATGGCTATTATTTTTGGGCGTTGGACAGTATCACTTCCTACGAGGTGAGTGCTGGCAGGCTG
This genomic window from Candidatus Neomarinimicrobiota bacterium contains:
- a CDS encoding META domain-containing protein, with the protein product MKPARPYFLPAMLLIAMIACSDPEDAIIDADLLEGVWRVDPLITPDSTIVPRWEGPLVIQFGGEMEIEGYYGRHYYQGVYEIPAPGSIEITILSSSADTVQDVSKTSVRFLEALSSVSKYTLRKDTLELFNKGREYVIHASLGLVDEELLGVVWKVDTLLAPDFHLIPGDTLMTVKFYKEYLLVGGGGACNYFAGTFTNTEKGSLNIEVRSVTLMSCGRRPDLLDGYYFWALDSITSYEVSAGRLRLHDYGLRYIISFSVEQTDTNLARIEPYTFSED